In Mycobacterium sp. JS623, one genomic interval encodes:
- a CDS encoding Ig-like domain-containing protein has protein sequence MSTGSMADAGPVLMVHQVGQCDRVTGAVTYQATVGADDAPFALSFTRPRDGEVADLGYGMFRYTPHARVNADSDSFIVSATDGLGGSLDSLVTWINDNQVPVAVAPPRLWPPDPTTGAVTVSPNIVDPDGDWLTYTLDAPFPRRGSVTIDWDGTFTYVPYPSERDDTAASEETFGFRAVDPRGASAYITVTVPICPRHTDIPQDADSAMQRPDPQTGVITGNCGGAVEGYTYGASAPAKGTVMINATTGLWAYRPAAAARHRAVADGASMNERRDNFTITRSKGKRDKLTVPVSVPLVSMKTVSSYAVTAEIPLGVVPADLAVSSRGDQVYVTSFVDEAAITVVRTADNSLSRIPLTFRPEGVVIGPNGQRLYVADPAGRSVAVIDPIEKTTEYIAVGDRPFHMAVVGADLYVANNQDGTVSVIDTIEGVVVRTIEVGGHPYAVAGTLGQAFVTDYGFYGGESTHSVSVIAARGNLITVAPAGYYPTAVAVSPDDRPIYVANNEGAYDSSHPGSTTVIDATTGEVNDTLPVGGCAVAVSDNGDQVYLASPGFDATFTSKLSIVDLPTGRITAVPIHGMPNALAVSGDRIYVTDTWHSSLVQISARDTSVIDTDAANSPPQVTVTHAGYHLIQVSAVDPDDDTVTFTATQPFCGKVIEIGNGLFQYTPNALAVGGFVDRFAITADDGHGGVVTKTVALAS, from the coding sequence ATGTCCACTGGGTCGATGGCCGACGCGGGTCCGGTGCTGATGGTGCATCAGGTTGGGCAATGCGATCGCGTCACCGGTGCGGTCACCTACCAGGCGACCGTCGGTGCGGACGACGCTCCCTTCGCGTTGTCATTCACCCGGCCGCGGGACGGGGAGGTCGCCGACCTCGGATACGGCATGTTCCGCTATACACCGCACGCCCGGGTGAACGCCGACTCCGACAGCTTCATAGTGAGCGCCACCGACGGCCTGGGCGGGTCGCTCGACTCCCTCGTGACTTGGATCAACGACAATCAGGTTCCTGTCGCGGTCGCTCCGCCGCGGTTATGGCCGCCCGATCCGACCACGGGCGCGGTCACCGTGTCGCCGAATATCGTTGACCCGGACGGTGATTGGCTGACATATACACTCGACGCCCCTTTCCCGCGGCGCGGCTCGGTGACTATCGACTGGGACGGCACCTTCACTTACGTTCCGTACCCGTCGGAGCGCGACGACACCGCGGCAAGCGAGGAAACGTTTGGCTTCCGCGCCGTCGACCCGCGCGGTGCGAGCGCGTACATCACGGTGACGGTGCCAATCTGCCCGCGCCACACCGATATTCCACAGGATGCCGACTCGGCGATGCAAAGGCCGGATCCGCAGACCGGCGTGATCACCGGCAACTGTGGCGGCGCCGTCGAGGGCTACACGTACGGCGCCAGCGCTCCCGCCAAGGGCACAGTGATGATCAACGCGACAACGGGCCTGTGGGCCTATCGGCCGGCCGCCGCGGCACGGCACCGGGCGGTCGCGGACGGCGCCTCGATGAACGAGCGGCGCGACAACTTCACTATCACACGTTCGAAGGGCAAGCGGGACAAACTCACTGTGCCCGTTTCGGTTCCGCTGGTGTCGATGAAGACGGTGTCGTCCTACGCGGTGACGGCGGAGATCCCACTGGGCGTAGTGCCCGCGGATCTAGCCGTCAGTTCTCGCGGCGACCAGGTCTACGTGACGAGCTTCGTCGACGAAGCGGCGATCACAGTGGTCCGTACTGCGGACAACTCTCTGTCACGGATTCCTCTGACCTTCCGGCCCGAGGGCGTGGTCATCGGGCCCAACGGTCAGCGGCTCTACGTGGCGGATCCGGCCGGACGCAGTGTTGCGGTGATAGATCCGATCGAGAAGACGACCGAGTACATCGCGGTGGGTGATCGCCCGTTCCACATGGCCGTCGTCGGCGCCGACCTCTACGTGGCCAACAACCAGGACGGCACCGTGAGCGTGATCGACACCATCGAAGGCGTCGTGGTCCGCACCATCGAGGTCGGCGGTCATCCCTACGCCGTGGCCGGGACCCTAGGCCAAGCCTTTGTGACCGATTACGGCTTCTACGGCGGCGAGTCGACGCACAGCGTGTCGGTGATCGCCGCGCGCGGCAATCTGATCACCGTCGCTCCCGCCGGCTACTACCCCACCGCTGTCGCGGTGTCGCCGGATGACAGGCCAATTTACGTGGCCAACAACGAAGGGGCCTACGACAGCTCGCACCCGGGCAGCACGACCGTCATCGACGCCACCACCGGCGAGGTCAATGACACCCTGCCCGTTGGCGGCTGCGCAGTCGCGGTCAGTGACAACGGCGACCAGGTGTACCTGGCGAGCCCGGGCTTCGACGCCACTTTCACCAGCAAGCTGTCGATCGTCGATCTGCCCACCGGCCGAATCACCGCCGTACCGATCCATGGGATGCCAAATGCGTTGGCTGTCAGCGGCGATCGCATCTATGTCACGGATACCTGGCATTCGTCGTTGGTGCAGATCAGCGCGCGCGACACCTCTGTGATCGACACCGATGCGGCCAATAGTCCGCCGCAGGTGACCGTCACCCATGCGGGTTATCACCTGATTCAGGTGAGCGCGGTCGATCCCGACGATGACACCGTCACCTTCACAGCGACACAACCGTTCTGTGGGAAGGTGATCGAAATCGGCAACGGGCTGTTCCAGTACACGCCCAACGCCCTGGCGGTTGGTGGATTCGTTGACCGCTTCGCCATCACCGCCGACGACGGTCATGGCGGAGTGGTCACCAAAACCGTCGCCCTAGCCTCCTAG
- the glnA gene encoding type I glutamate--ammonia ligase — MDRQKEFVLRTLEERDIRFVRLWFTDVLGYLKSVAIAPAELEGAFEEGIGFDGSAIEGFARVSEADMVARPDPSTFQVLPWTSSSGMHHSARMFCDITMPDGSPSWADSRHVLRRQLSKASDLGFSCYVHPEIEFFLLKPGEEDGTPPVPADNGGYFDQAVHDAAPNFRRHAIDALEQMGISVEFSHHEGAPGQQEIDLRYADALSMADNVMTFRYVVKEVAIGDGVRASFMPKPFAEHPGSAMHTHMSLFEGETNAFHSPDDPLQLSDVAKSFIAGILEHAQEISAVTNQWVNSYKRLVHGGEAPTAASWGAANRSALVRVPMYTPRKAASRRIEVRSPDSACNPYLTFAVLLAAGLRGIEKNYVLGPQAEDNVWSLTAEERRAMGYKELPGSLGVALTEMENSELVAEALGEHVFDYFLRNKRAEWENYRSHVTPFELKAYLSL; from the coding sequence ATGGATCGGCAGAAGGAATTCGTGCTGCGCACGCTGGAAGAACGCGACATCCGCTTCGTCCGGCTGTGGTTCACCGACGTACTCGGATACCTCAAGTCGGTCGCGATCGCACCCGCCGAACTCGAAGGCGCCTTCGAGGAGGGCATCGGCTTTGACGGATCGGCGATCGAGGGCTTTGCGCGCGTGTCCGAAGCCGACATGGTGGCCCGGCCCGATCCGTCGACGTTTCAGGTGCTGCCGTGGACCAGTAGTTCGGGCATGCACCACTCGGCGCGGATGTTCTGCGACATCACGATGCCCGACGGTTCACCGTCGTGGGCCGACTCGCGACACGTGCTGCGCCGCCAGCTGTCCAAGGCCAGCGACCTCGGCTTCTCCTGCTACGTGCACCCCGAGATCGAGTTCTTCCTGCTGAAGCCCGGCGAGGAGGACGGCACGCCGCCGGTGCCTGCGGACAACGGCGGCTACTTCGATCAGGCCGTGCACGACGCGGCACCGAACTTCCGCCGCCACGCCATCGATGCCCTTGAGCAGATGGGCATCTCGGTGGAGTTCAGCCACCACGAGGGCGCGCCGGGCCAGCAGGAGATCGACCTGCGCTACGCCGACGCACTGTCCATGGCCGACAACGTGATGACGTTCCGGTACGTGGTCAAGGAGGTCGCCATCGGCGACGGGGTGCGAGCCTCGTTCATGCCCAAGCCTTTTGCCGAACACCCCGGCTCGGCCATGCACACGCACATGAGCCTGTTCGAAGGCGAGACCAACGCCTTCCACAGCCCCGATGACCCACTGCAGCTTTCCGATGTCGCCAAGTCGTTCATCGCCGGCATCCTCGAGCACGCCCAGGAGATCAGCGCTGTCACGAACCAATGGGTGAATTCCTACAAGCGGTTGGTGCACGGCGGTGAGGCGCCGACGGCCGCATCGTGGGGCGCGGCGAATCGCTCCGCGTTGGTGCGGGTGCCGATGTACACGCCACGCAAGGCGGCATCGCGTCGCATCGAGGTGCGCAGCCCCGATTCGGCATGCAATCCGTATCTGACGTTCGCTGTCCTGCTGGCCGCTGGGTTGCGCGGGATCGAGAAGAACTACGTGCTCGGCCCGCAGGCCGAGGACAACGTGTGGAGCCTGACTGCGGAGGAACGCCGTGCGATGGGCTACAAGGAGCTGCCCGGTAGCCTCGGCGTCGCGCTGACCGAGATGGAGAACTCCGAACTCGTCGCGGAAGCCTTGGGGGAGCACGTGTTCGACTACTTCCTGCGCAACAAGCGCGCGGAGTGGGAGAACTACCGCAGCCACGTCACCCCATTCGAGCTGAAGGCCTACTTGTCGCTTTAG
- a CDS encoding bifunctional [glutamine synthetase] adenylyltransferase/[glutamine synthetase]-adenylyl-L-tyrosine phosphorylase produces MAKPATQRPKLPSVGRLGLVESSATADLDRLGWNSDAHVELLWSLSRAPDADNALRAMVRLADAVGADWAELNQALVKDKALRGRLFGVLGSSLALGDHLIAHPDSWRLLAGAVTLPSAAQLRTMFAAEAEKASDTTAALQPLRALHRDRLLVLAGLDLAPTVENEPVLPFTTVGEHLSDIADAALGAALIVATRSVAGGDESPRLAVIAMGKCGARELNYVSDVDVIFVGQTADALETRVAGEMMRFAGDAFFEVDAALRPEGKHGQLVRTLDSHIAYYQRWAKTWEFQALLKARPSAGDADLGRQYIEALMPMVWTASEREDFVAEVQAMRRRVEELVPAGVRAREIKLGTGGLRDVEFAVQLLQMVHGRNDEALHVASTVDALAALGSGGYIGRDDAANLTASYEFLRLLEHRLQLQRLKRTHMLPDEDDDEALRWLARAAHVRPDGRHDAQGVLREELKRQNMRVSRLHAKLFYQPLLESVGTVGISGISGGMSPQAAERQLAALGYEGPQSALTHLGALTGHSGRRGRVQQILLPTLLDWLSDTPDPDAGLLAYRRISEGLADHRWYLSTLRDEGAVAKRLMQVLGTSAYVPDLLMRAPEVIQQYADGPTGPKLLEVDPDGVARALIASADRHPEPVRAIAAARTLRRRELARIASADLLGMLEVTDVCNALTSVWVAVLQAALEAVIRANTPKDGVPARIAVIGMGRLGGGELGYGSDADVMFVCDPSPGVDDSVAVRWSVTIAEQVRTLLGTPSADPPLEVDANLRPEGRNGPLVRTLASYEAYYAKYAQAWEVQALLRAHRVAGDLDLGERFLLMIDKTRYPPGGVSAEAVQEIRRIKARVDAERLPRGADPNTHTKLGRGGLADIEWTVQLLQLRHAHKVPALHNTSTLATLDAIGGAELIAEGDVDLLRQAWLTATRARNALVLVRGKPTDQLPGPGRQLNAVALAAGWGSDDGGEFLDNYLRVTRRAKAVVRKVFGE; encoded by the coding sequence GTGGCCAAACCTGCGACGCAGCGTCCCAAGCTGCCCAGCGTAGGCCGGCTCGGGCTGGTCGAATCCTCCGCGACCGCGGACCTGGACCGGCTGGGCTGGAACAGCGACGCACACGTCGAGCTGTTGTGGTCGCTGTCACGCGCACCCGATGCCGATAACGCGCTGCGCGCGATGGTCCGGCTCGCCGATGCCGTAGGAGCAGACTGGGCCGAACTCAACCAGGCGCTTGTCAAGGACAAGGCGCTGCGGGGCCGGCTGTTCGGTGTGCTCGGTTCGTCGCTGGCGCTCGGCGATCACCTGATCGCCCATCCCGACTCGTGGCGGCTGTTGGCGGGCGCCGTCACGCTGCCGTCCGCCGCCCAACTGCGGACCATGTTCGCCGCGGAGGCCGAAAAGGCAAGCGACACAACGGCTGCACTGCAGCCATTGCGGGCGCTACACCGCGACCGGCTGCTGGTGTTGGCCGGGCTGGACCTCGCGCCAACGGTCGAGAACGAACCGGTGCTGCCGTTCACCACCGTCGGTGAGCACCTCTCCGATATCGCTGATGCCGCCCTTGGCGCCGCGCTGATCGTCGCGACCCGATCGGTGGCGGGCGGCGACGAGTCGCCGCGGCTCGCGGTGATCGCGATGGGCAAGTGCGGCGCGCGCGAGCTGAACTACGTCAGCGACGTCGACGTCATCTTCGTCGGCCAGACCGCAGATGCCCTCGAAACCAGGGTGGCCGGCGAGATGATGCGGTTCGCCGGCGACGCCTTCTTCGAGGTGGACGCGGCGCTGCGTCCGGAGGGCAAGCACGGCCAGCTGGTGCGCACGCTGGACAGCCATATCGCCTATTACCAGCGGTGGGCCAAGACGTGGGAGTTTCAGGCGCTGCTGAAGGCTCGGCCATCGGCGGGCGATGCCGACTTGGGCAGGCAATACATCGAGGCGCTGATGCCGATGGTGTGGACCGCCAGCGAGCGCGAGGACTTCGTGGCCGAAGTGCAGGCGATGCGTCGGCGGGTCGAGGAACTGGTGCCCGCCGGGGTGCGGGCCCGCGAGATCAAACTCGGCACCGGCGGGCTGCGTGACGTGGAATTCGCCGTCCAACTGCTGCAGATGGTGCACGGCCGCAATGACGAGGCGCTGCATGTCGCGTCGACGGTCGATGCGCTGGCCGCCCTGGGCTCCGGCGGCTACATCGGCCGCGATGACGCTGCGAATCTGACCGCGTCCTACGAATTCCTGCGGCTGCTCGAACATCGGCTGCAGCTGCAGAGGCTGAAGCGCACGCACATGCTGCCGGACGAGGACGACGACGAGGCGCTGCGCTGGCTGGCGCGGGCAGCGCACGTTCGCCCCGACGGGCGGCACGACGCGCAGGGAGTGCTGCGCGAGGAACTCAAGCGGCAGAACATGCGGGTGTCGCGGCTACACGCCAAGCTGTTCTATCAGCCGTTGCTGGAATCTGTTGGCACAGTTGGCATTTCTGGAATTTCCGGGGGCATGAGCCCCCAGGCCGCCGAACGTCAGCTCGCTGCGCTCGGGTATGAGGGCCCACAGAGCGCGCTGACCCACCTCGGCGCCCTCACTGGCCACTCCGGCAGGCGTGGCCGCGTGCAGCAGATCCTGCTGCCAACGCTGCTGGATTGGCTCTCCGACACGCCGGACCCGGATGCCGGCCTGCTCGCGTACCGGCGGATCAGCGAAGGGCTGGCCGACCACCGGTGGTACCTATCGACGCTGCGCGACGAAGGTGCGGTGGCCAAGCGGTTGATGCAGGTGCTCGGCACGTCTGCCTACGTCCCCGATCTCCTGATGCGGGCACCCGAGGTAATCCAGCAGTATGCCGACGGGCCCACCGGCCCGAAGCTGCTCGAAGTCGACCCTGACGGCGTCGCACGCGCGCTGATCGCCTCTGCGGACAGGCATCCCGAACCGGTGCGGGCGATCGCTGCGGCACGCACGCTGCGGCGCCGAGAGCTCGCCCGCATCGCCTCTGCCGACCTGCTCGGCATGCTCGAGGTGACCGATGTGTGCAACGCGCTGACATCGGTGTGGGTGGCCGTGCTGCAGGCGGCATTGGAAGCCGTCATCCGCGCCAACACCCCGAAGGACGGCGTGCCCGCGCGCATCGCGGTGATCGGAATGGGCCGACTCGGCGGCGGCGAACTCGGCTACGGGTCGGACGCGGACGTGATGTTCGTCTGCGACCCGTCTCCGGGTGTCGACGACTCCGTCGCGGTGCGTTGGTCGGTGACGATCGCCGAGCAGGTGCGCACGCTGCTGGGCACACCGAGCGCCGACCCGCCGCTCGAGGTCGACGCCAACCTGCGGCCGGAGGGTCGCAATGGACCGCTGGTGCGCACGCTTGCGTCGTATGAGGCGTATTACGCGAAGTACGCGCAGGCGTGGGAGGTTCAGGCGCTGCTGCGGGCGCACCGCGTCGCCGGCGATCTGGATCTGGGGGAGCGCTTCCTGTTGATGATCGACAAGACCCGCTATCCGCCGGGCGGCGTATCGGCAGAAGCCGTGCAGGAGATCAGACGCATCAAGGCGCGCGTCGACGCCGAACGGCTGCCGCGCGGCGCAGATCCCAACACGCACACGAAGCTGGGCCGCGGAGGGCTGGCCGACATCGAGTGGACGGTCCAGCTGCTTCAACTACGCCATGCGCACAAAGTGCCTGCGCTGCATAACACTTCGACGCTGGCCACTCTCGACGCCATCGGGGGGGCCGAGCTGATCGCCGAGGGGGACGTCGACCTGTTGCGGCAGGCGTGGCTCACCGCGACGCGGGCGCGCAACGCGCTGGTGTTGGTGCGCGGCAAGCCGACAGATCAGCTTCCGGGTCCCGGACGACAGCTCAATGCCGTTGCCCTTGCTGCGGGTTGGGGCAGCGACGACGGCGGCGAGTTCCTCGACAACTATCTGCGGGTGACGCGGCGGGCGAAGGCGGTTGTACGAAAGGTGTTCGGCGAATGA
- the glnA gene encoding type I glutamate--ammonia ligase, which produces MAEKTADDIIKQIKDEDVAYVDIRFCDLPGVVQHFSVPASVFDESVFEDGLAFDGSSVRGFQSIHESDMMLLPDPDTARIDPFRAAKTLNLNFFVHDPFTREAYSRDPRNVARKAENYLASTGIADTAYFGAEAEFYIFDSVAFDSQMNGTFYEIDSEAGWWNTGEAVESDGSANRGYKVRPKGGYFPVAPYDHFVDLRDEMCTNLQNSGFVLERGHHEVGTAGQAEINYKFNTLLHAADDLVLFKYIIKNTAWQAGKTVTFMPKPLFGDNGSGMHCHQSLWKDGSPLFHDESGYAGLSDTARHYIGGILHHAPSLLAFTNPTVNSYKRLVPGYEAPINLVYSQRNRSACVRIPITGNNPKAKRLEFRCPDSSGNPYLAFAAMMMAGLDGIKKKMEPQSPVDKDLYELPPDEAASIPQAPTSLSAVIDRLEEDHDYLTEGGVFTEDLIETWISYKRENEILPVQIRPHPYEIALYYDV; this is translated from the coding sequence GTGGCAGAAAAGACCGCCGACGACATCATCAAGCAGATCAAGGACGAAGACGTTGCCTACGTCGACATCCGGTTCTGCGATCTCCCCGGTGTTGTCCAGCACTTCTCGGTCCCGGCTTCGGTATTCGACGAGAGCGTGTTTGAGGACGGGCTGGCATTCGACGGTTCGTCGGTGCGCGGCTTCCAGTCGATCCACGAGTCCGACATGATGCTGCTGCCGGACCCCGACACCGCTCGGATCGATCCGTTCCGCGCCGCCAAGACGCTGAACCTCAACTTCTTCGTGCACGATCCGTTTACCCGTGAGGCGTACTCCCGCGACCCGCGCAACGTGGCCCGCAAGGCCGAGAACTACCTGGCCAGCACCGGCATCGCCGACACCGCGTACTTCGGTGCTGAGGCGGAGTTCTACATCTTCGACTCGGTCGCGTTCGACTCGCAGATGAACGGCACGTTCTACGAAATCGACTCCGAGGCCGGCTGGTGGAACACCGGTGAGGCGGTCGAGTCCGACGGCAGCGCCAACCGTGGCTACAAGGTCCGTCCGAAGGGTGGCTACTTCCCCGTCGCCCCCTACGACCACTTCGTCGACCTGCGCGACGAGATGTGCACGAACCTGCAGAATTCCGGCTTCGTTCTCGAGCGCGGCCACCACGAGGTGGGCACCGCAGGGCAGGCCGAAATCAACTACAAGTTCAACACCCTTTTGCACGCGGCCGACGACTTGGTGCTGTTCAAGTACATCATCAAGAACACCGCGTGGCAGGCCGGCAAGACCGTCACCTTCATGCCCAAGCCGCTGTTCGGCGACAACGGTTCCGGCATGCATTGCCACCAGTCGCTGTGGAAGGACGGCAGCCCGCTGTTCCACGACGAGTCGGGTTACGCCGGCCTGTCGGACACGGCACGCCACTACATCGGCGGCATCCTGCACCACGCGCCGTCGCTGCTGGCGTTCACCAACCCGACCGTGAACTCCTACAAGCGCCTGGTGCCGGGCTACGAGGCCCCGATCAACCTGGTGTACAGCCAGCGCAACCGGTCGGCCTGCGTGCGTATCCCGATCACGGGCAACAACCCGAAGGCCAAGCGCCTCGAGTTCCGTTGCCCGGACAGCTCGGGCAACCCGTACCTGGCGTTCGCGGCCATGATGATGGCCGGCCTGGACGGCATCAAGAAGAAGATGGAGCCGCAGTCCCCGGTCGACAAGGATCTCTACGAGTTGCCGCCGGACGAGGCCGCCAGCATCCCGCAGGCGCCGACTTCACTGTCGGCCGTGATCGATCGCCTCGAGGAGGATCACGACTACCTCACCGAGGGCGGCGTGTTCACCGAGGACCTGATCGAGACCTGGATCTCCTACAAGCGCGAGAACGAGATCCTTCCGGTGCAGATCCGGCCTCACCCGTACGAGATCGCGCTCTACTACGACGTTTAA
- a CDS encoding TIGR03619 family F420-dependent LLM class oxidoreductase encodes MKFYVSTAFLDTSEVIEIAKAADDLGYDGMGIPDHVINLETLKTPYPYTKDGKRRWEAFTDWPDPWVMIGAIALVTSRLHFVTTVYLPAMRDPYSAAKSIGTAACLAGGRLELGIGVGWCEEEFTLMGQRFDRRGKRTDEMLELMKALWQPGWTEFDGEFYSAPRLEMEPTPPHIPIYVGGLSDIALKRAARHDGWIGDLITTDRAIERVNRLRELRAENGLTMHDFAILTPLTDAFTPEHYERAEANGITGIITMPWMFYSGPTASLAEKIDGMRKFRKDLGLGG; translated from the coding sequence ATGAAGTTTTACGTCAGCACGGCGTTTCTGGACACCAGCGAGGTCATCGAAATCGCCAAGGCCGCCGACGATCTCGGCTACGACGGGATGGGCATCCCCGACCACGTCATCAACCTCGAGACGCTGAAAACCCCATACCCCTACACGAAGGACGGTAAGCGTCGCTGGGAGGCGTTCACCGACTGGCCCGATCCCTGGGTGATGATCGGCGCGATCGCACTCGTCACTTCGCGGCTGCACTTCGTGACGACGGTGTACCTGCCCGCTATGCGCGATCCGTACTCGGCAGCGAAATCGATTGGTACGGCGGCCTGTCTGGCCGGTGGCCGACTGGAGCTCGGCATCGGTGTCGGCTGGTGTGAGGAAGAGTTCACCTTGATGGGTCAGCGCTTCGACCGCCGCGGCAAGCGTACCGACGAGATGCTCGAGTTGATGAAGGCGTTGTGGCAGCCGGGCTGGACCGAATTCGACGGCGAGTTCTATTCGGCACCACGACTCGAAATGGAGCCGACGCCGCCGCACATCCCGATCTACGTCGGCGGCCTGAGTGACATTGCGTTAAAGCGTGCAGCGCGCCACGACGGATGGATCGGCGACCTGATCACCACCGACCGGGCCATCGAACGGGTCAACCGGCTGCGCGAACTGCGCGCCGAAAATGGTTTGACTATGCACGATTTCGCGATCTTGACGCCACTGACGGACGCTTTCACGCCGGAGCACTACGAGCGTGCGGAGGCGAACGGTATCACTGGGATCATCACGATGCCGTGGATGTTCTACAGCGGTCCAACGGCATCGCTCGCGGAGAAGATCGATGGCATGCGCAAGTTCCGCAAGGACCTCGGCCTAGGAGGCTAG
- a CDS encoding PaaI family thioesterase, translating into MSMDFGFDVISAEEYDRQRVLYEPLTAAIRRLIDAGIHTDVDEATAREAQAAIETVTATLEHKKRTAANTLRHEDTGRPLAWANPAVGVRNAIAPPMIIHHEADGGAWSEFTLSGAYEGPPGWVHGGICALVLDHILGEAASEGLTQPKFTGTITLRYLRGTPLGPLRAEAYIDRTEGVKTFARGYLSDAEGITVEADGVFIRPAWARDAG; encoded by the coding sequence ATGAGTATGGACTTCGGGTTCGATGTGATCAGTGCGGAGGAGTACGACCGTCAACGCGTGCTCTACGAGCCGCTGACCGCGGCGATCCGCCGGCTCATCGATGCGGGCATCCACACCGATGTCGACGAAGCAACCGCTCGCGAGGCGCAGGCCGCGATCGAGACGGTCACGGCGACACTCGAACACAAGAAGCGCACCGCGGCGAACACGCTGCGCCATGAGGACACCGGGCGTCCATTGGCGTGGGCCAATCCCGCTGTCGGAGTGCGCAATGCGATCGCCCCGCCGATGATCATTCACCACGAGGCAGACGGCGGGGCCTGGAGCGAGTTCACGCTCAGCGGAGCCTACGAGGGTCCGCCCGGATGGGTGCACGGCGGCATCTGCGCGCTGGTGCTCGACCACATCCTGGGCGAGGCGGCCAGCGAGGGGCTGACCCAGCCTAAATTCACCGGCACCATCACACTGCGCTACCTGCGCGGCACGCCGCTGGGTCCACTGCGCGCCGAGGCGTACATCGACCGGACCGAAGGCGTGAAAACCTTCGCGCGTGGCTATCTCAGCGACGCTGAAGGCATCACCGTCGAGGCCGATGGCGTGTTCATCAGGCCGGCGTGGGCCAGGGACGCCGGATGA
- a CDS encoding DoxX family protein: MTTKVDARLNSYSPAVLSLFRIVFALMFTLFGTSHVFDWPIAFRIPTGSWPVWYAGVIELVTGLLILVGLFTRIAAFIASGHMAVTYFWQHQPKGLWPIVPPQMGGNGGLAAILFCFAFFLLVFTGPGAYALDSMRTRRRRQ; this comes from the coding sequence ATGACGACGAAAGTGGATGCACGCCTCAATTCGTACTCTCCCGCTGTCTTGAGTCTGTTCCGCATCGTGTTCGCATTGATGTTCACCCTGTTCGGCACATCGCATGTCTTCGATTGGCCGATCGCGTTCAGAATCCCGACGGGCAGCTGGCCGGTCTGGTACGCCGGTGTCATCGAACTGGTCACCGGGCTGCTGATTCTGGTCGGGCTGTTCACCCGGATCGCCGCGTTCATCGCCTCGGGTCACATGGCCGTCACCTATTTCTGGCAACACCAGCCGAAGGGCTTGTGGCCGATAGTGCCGCCGCAGATGGGCGGAAACGGCGGGCTGGCGGCGATTCTGTTCTGCTTCGCCTTCTTCCTGCTGGTGTTCACCGGGCCCGGCGCCTACGCGCTCGATTCGATGCGAACCCGTCGCCGGCGTCAATGA